The following coding sequences are from one Niveibacterium umoris window:
- a CDS encoding type II secretion system protein — protein MAFRIDSGKRGFTLIELLVVLAIMAALLTLVVPRYFERVDTAKETVLRHDLMVMREAIDKFQADRGRYPKSLDELAQQRYIREVPLDPITNRRDTWQIVRPEKGEGVFDVRSGADGKGGDGKEFKTY, from the coding sequence ATGGCATTCCGTATCGACAGTGGTAAGCGCGGTTTCACGCTGATAGAACTGCTCGTGGTACTGGCGATCATGGCCGCCTTGCTGACGCTCGTGGTGCCGCGCTACTTCGAGCGCGTGGATACCGCCAAGGAGACTGTGCTTCGACACGACCTGATGGTGATGCGCGAAGCAATCGACAAATTCCAGGCAGATCGGGGCCGTTACCCCAAGTCGCTCGACGAATTGGCGCAGCAACGCTACATCCGCGAGGTGCCGCTCGACCCGATCACCAACCGGCGTGATACCTGGCAGATCGTGCGCCCCGAGAAAGGCGAAGGGGTTTTCGATGTGCGCAGCGGTGCCGACGGCAAGGGTGGTGATGGCAAGGAATTCAAGACCTACTGA
- a CDS encoding OmpA family protein has translation MIQAQVIRNSVILLLFATASAAMAQTSLTTPAGRISDPAIRADQEVYASTQMRLRRINEAGTPLSDERLAKAQCWLDVSFHEYSRNDRSDFPQRALTESVRLAEALETRSTAPLPEADFVTRSRSLRPDLWARLAAMRGGAGFDCAARHAACAEVELVHAANENEQLGWRHATPYVLIAEDAVDRAAKVMAQCATVAPAPVATREAPQRNLVLERIELSADALFAYKRSGLADMLPEGRAKLDEVIAKIAAHAALVEKMRVVGHTDRLGGTDYNDRLALRRAQTVADYLAKGGISVPIAVASMGKREQIKACEGNKRTPELIACLQPNRRVTIDITRARE, from the coding sequence GTGATACAAGCGCAAGTCATCCGCAATAGCGTGATCCTGCTTCTCTTCGCAACCGCCTCGGCGGCGATGGCGCAGACAAGCCTGACGACACCGGCCGGAAGGATCTCCGATCCGGCAATCCGCGCCGATCAGGAGGTCTATGCGAGCACCCAGATGCGGCTGCGACGTATCAACGAAGCGGGCACGCCGCTCTCAGACGAACGGCTCGCCAAGGCGCAGTGCTGGCTGGATGTGAGCTTCCATGAGTACAGCCGCAACGACCGCAGCGACTTCCCGCAGCGCGCGCTGACCGAATCGGTTCGACTGGCGGAAGCACTGGAAACCCGATCGACTGCGCCTTTGCCGGAGGCAGACTTCGTGACCCGCTCGCGCAGCCTGAGACCCGACCTGTGGGCGCGCCTCGCCGCAATGCGTGGTGGGGCTGGATTCGACTGCGCCGCACGTCACGCCGCGTGTGCCGAAGTCGAACTGGTCCATGCGGCCAATGAAAATGAGCAGTTGGGCTGGCGCCATGCGACGCCCTACGTGCTCATCGCTGAAGACGCGGTGGATCGTGCTGCCAAGGTCATGGCCCAGTGTGCAACGGTGGCGCCGGCACCGGTGGCGACACGTGAGGCGCCTCAGCGAAATCTCGTTCTTGAACGCATCGAGTTGTCTGCGGATGCGCTGTTTGCCTACAAGCGTTCAGGACTTGCCGACATGTTGCCCGAGGGGCGCGCCAAGCTCGACGAAGTCATCGCGAAGATTGCGGCCCATGCCGCCCTGGTCGAGAAGATGCGCGTGGTGGGACACACCGACCGGTTGGGCGGAACTGATTACAACGACCGCCTCGCATTGCGGCGTGCACAGACGGTGGCGGATTACCTCGCCAAGGGCGGCATCTCGGTTCCGATTGCGGTGGCGAGCATGGGCAAGCGCGAACAGATCAAGGCGTGCGAGGGCAACAAGCGCACGCCAGAGCTGATTGCCTGTCTGCAGCCCAATCGTCGGGTCACCATCGACATTACCCGTGCGCGCGAGTAG
- a CDS encoding GspE/PulE family protein: MTSALTLDLVQRLRSENAGNTVVLPQLIQDALGIGPISYLHEVSRLFGIKSAHLPELEHMTPRFDLLPFAECYERNCLVMDDPKDVLHQMAANMPVVVLTDPFSAEMRNWIANRLHRRHLVAIAHPDDMRVFLAKHERKHRAMDQVEVGDDSVGVDEGSTTISLASLAGDTRPVVKLVNSTLYDALKNKASDIHFESTVTGIQIKYRIDGVLLAGGQAGGVQIAEQVISRLKVLAELDISERRIPQDGRFKVVISGREVDFRVSIMPSIHGEDAVLRVLDKQGADDAWKTLRLDILGLDTDTIAQIRSLAAEPYGLLLVTGPTGSGKSTTLYATLSEINSGEEKIITIEDPVEYQLPGILQIPVNDKKGLTFARGLRSILRHDPDKILVGEIRDAETATIAIQAAQTGHLVFASVHANNAFSVMDRFMNMGIDRHSFTDALIGVVAQRLIRRVCPHCVQTDAPSEEMLRANGIPPERVANWRFRKGKGCEQCRGTGYLGRKAIAEVLRTNDEIRQVLSSNRPIGDLRAAAARAGFAPLRRIAMRSVARGETTLEEINRVTVVG, from the coding sequence ATGACCTCGGCGCTGACCCTCGACCTCGTGCAACGCCTGCGCAGCGAGAACGCCGGCAACACCGTGGTACTGCCGCAGTTGATACAGGATGCGCTGGGCATCGGGCCGATCAGCTATCTGCACGAAGTCAGCCGCCTGTTCGGCATCAAATCCGCGCATCTGCCCGAACTCGAGCATATGACGCCGCGCTTCGACCTGTTGCCCTTCGCAGAGTGCTACGAACGCAACTGCCTGGTGATGGACGATCCGAAGGATGTGCTGCACCAGATGGCCGCGAACATGCCGGTCGTCGTGCTGACTGACCCGTTCTCGGCAGAGATGCGCAACTGGATCGCCAACCGTCTGCACCGGCGACATCTGGTCGCAATCGCGCATCCCGACGACATGCGTGTGTTTCTCGCCAAACACGAGCGCAAGCATCGCGCGATGGATCAGGTAGAGGTCGGCGACGACTCGGTCGGGGTTGACGAGGGCTCGACCACGATCTCGCTCGCTTCGCTCGCAGGTGACACCCGGCCGGTGGTAAAGCTGGTCAATTCAACGCTCTATGACGCGCTGAAGAACAAGGCGAGCGACATCCACTTCGAAAGCACTGTCACCGGCATCCAGATCAAGTACCGCATCGATGGGGTGCTGCTGGCAGGCGGACAAGCCGGCGGCGTGCAGATCGCCGAACAGGTGATCTCTCGCCTCAAGGTCCTCGCGGAACTGGACATATCCGAGCGACGCATTCCGCAGGATGGTCGCTTCAAGGTCGTGATCAGCGGGCGCGAAGTGGATTTCCGCGTCTCGATCATGCCGAGCATCCATGGCGAAGACGCGGTGCTGCGTGTGCTCGACAAACAGGGCGCCGACGATGCGTGGAAAACCCTGCGGCTGGACATTCTCGGCCTCGACACCGACACCATCGCCCAGATCCGTTCGCTCGCCGCCGAGCCATACGGCCTTCTGCTCGTCACCGGGCCGACCGGAAGCGGCAAATCGACGACGCTGTACGCCACGCTCAGCGAGATCAACTCTGGCGAAGAGAAGATCATCACCATCGAAGATCCGGTCGAGTATCAGCTGCCGGGCATTCTTCAGATTCCCGTGAACGACAAGAAGGGGCTTACCTTCGCGCGCGGTTTGCGGTCAATCCTGCGTCATGACCCCGACAAGATCCTGGTTGGCGAGATCCGCGATGCGGAAACGGCGACGATTGCCATTCAGGCAGCGCAGACGGGTCACCTGGTGTTCGCGTCTGTCCACGCGAACAACGCCTTCTCGGTGATGGATCGCTTCATGAACATGGGCATCGATCGTCACAGCTTCACCGATGCCTTGATAGGCGTTGTCGCCCAACGATTGATCCGTCGTGTCTGCCCGCATTGCGTCCAGACCGACGCACCGAGCGAGGAGATGCTGCGCGCCAACGGGATTCCGCCGGAACGCGTTGCGAACTGGCGCTTCCGCAAGGGCAAGGGCTGCGAGCAGTGCCGCGGCACCGGCTATCTTGGCCGCAAAGCGATCGCGGAAGTACTGCGGACCAACGACGAGATTCGCCAGGTACTGTCATCCAACCGCCCGATCGGCGATCTGCGCGCCGCTGCCGCGCGGGCAGGGTTTGCGCCGCTGCGCCGCATCGCCATGCGCTCGGTGGCGCGCGGCGAAACCACGCTGGAGGAAATCAACCGTGTCACCGTTGTGGGTTGA
- a CDS encoding secretin N-terminal domain-containing protein → MSVRTLIMAAALFALAGCAAQQAIRDAGTLMDAGKPADAFKLLDDALVKNPDSIELRTYSLRERERWVQRWAADADRAVAAGQYDTAEALYRQILLTDETAPAGKLGLQKVTLARKHEAQLAGVDAMFASNPDGARAILKEILSENPRNKTARTLLERLDATAAKDTNTPAKLATAFRQPISLSFRDQNLSSVFDMISRITKINFIFDKDVSPSLKATIYGNDTTTEDAIDLLLRTNQLARKTLNQNTVLIYPKTPEKEKEYRELVMRTFYLSNADSKAVAPMIRQMVHPKEIYNDDRLNTIVVRDSPETMAVIERLVAAQDLPQSEVVLEVQVLEVNRNDILDLGLRYPSPIEITPYGSGYGGLTPAGIAGVLTLEELANVNRGNTLVNFGSPAFKLSANYNKGHNKILANPNIRVKNREKAQIQIGNRVPVVTTTTNNGVTTEMVNYQDVGLTFRAEPNISLEGEVTVKLGLEVSNIVNTITTKTGLIAYEIGQRRAETILGVKDGETQALGGLLERTHSIESNAIPGLGNLPGLDRIFGSRKDTDGQDEIILLITPRIVRNLNLPPGHVGNFSSGVEQSPDVKPLRLRDAPPAASAQGPQAAQ, encoded by the coding sequence ATGAGCGTCCGAACGCTGATCATGGCCGCCGCGCTTTTTGCGCTGGCCGGCTGCGCCGCGCAACAGGCGATCCGGGATGCGGGCACGCTGATGGATGCGGGCAAACCTGCCGACGCTTTCAAGCTGCTCGATGACGCGCTGGTGAAGAATCCGGACAGCATCGAACTGCGCACCTACAGCCTGCGCGAGCGCGAGCGCTGGGTCCAGCGCTGGGCGGCCGACGCCGACCGCGCGGTCGCCGCTGGCCAGTACGACACGGCCGAGGCGCTCTACCGCCAGATCCTTCTGACCGATGAGACTGCACCTGCGGGCAAGCTCGGATTGCAGAAGGTGACGCTTGCGCGCAAGCACGAAGCCCAGCTCGCCGGCGTGGATGCCATGTTTGCCTCGAACCCTGACGGCGCGCGTGCGATCCTGAAGGAAATCCTTTCCGAGAATCCGCGCAACAAGACGGCCCGTACCCTGCTGGAACGCCTCGACGCAACCGCGGCGAAAGACACCAATACGCCGGCAAAGCTCGCCACCGCCTTTCGCCAGCCAATTTCGCTGAGCTTCCGGGACCAGAATCTGTCGTCGGTGTTCGACATGATTTCGCGCATCACGAAGATCAACTTCATCTTCGACAAGGATGTTTCTCCATCGCTGAAAGCGACCATCTACGGTAACGACACCACGACGGAAGACGCAATCGACCTGCTGCTGCGCACAAACCAGCTCGCACGCAAAACGCTCAACCAGAACACGGTGCTGATCTATCCGAAAACACCGGAGAAGGAAAAGGAATACCGCGAACTGGTGATGCGGACCTTCTATCTCTCGAACGCGGACTCAAAGGCAGTGGCCCCGATGATCCGGCAGATGGTGCATCCAAAGGAGATCTACAACGACGACAGGCTCAACACCATCGTCGTGCGCGACAGCCCGGAAACCATGGCGGTGATCGAACGCCTTGTTGCGGCGCAGGACCTGCCCCAGTCCGAAGTCGTGCTTGAAGTCCAGGTACTGGAAGTCAACCGGAACGACATCCTCGACCTCGGGTTGCGGTATCCGAGCCCGATCGAGATCACGCCCTATGGCTCAGGCTACGGCGGTTTGACGCCAGCAGGTATTGCCGGCGTACTCACGCTGGAGGAACTCGCGAACGTCAACCGCGGCAATACCCTGGTGAATTTTGGTTCGCCCGCCTTCAAGCTCAGCGCCAACTACAACAAGGGGCACAACAAGATCCTCGCGAATCCGAACATCCGGGTGAAGAACCGCGAGAAGGCGCAGATCCAGATCGGGAACCGCGTACCTGTCGTCACGACGACCACCAACAACGGGGTCACCACCGAAATGGTGAACTACCAGGATGTCGGTCTGACCTTTCGTGCGGAGCCCAACATCAGTCTCGAAGGCGAGGTCACGGTCAAGCTCGGGCTTGAAGTCAGCAACATCGTCAACACGATCACTACGAAGACGGGCCTGATCGCCTATGAAATCGGACAGCGGCGCGCGGAAACCATTCTCGGCGTAAAGGACGGCGAGACGCAGGCCCTCGGCGGACTGCTCGAACGCACGCACTCGATCGAATCCAACGCGATTCCCGGGTTGGGTAACCTGCCCGGACTCGACCGCATCTTCGGCAGCCGCAAGGACACGGATGGCCAGGACGAGATCATCCTGCTGATAACGCCGCGCATCGTGCGCAATCTCAACCTGCCGCCCGGCCACGTAGGCAACTTCAGCAGCGGCGTCGAACAGTCGCCGGACGTCAAGCCGCTGCGCCTGCGGGACGCCCCGCCGGCCGCGTCGGCGCAAGGTCCGCAGGCGGCACAGTAG
- a CDS encoding type II secretion system F family protein, protein MKFTVKALANGAIQQLEIEAADRRDLERMLSARGLSLVSAESRLGLSFKRPQFSLSLFTQELIALLTAGLSLVESVDTLRQKSDDPLTQQVLGDVLDALQQGKPLSVAMAQQSQHFPELYIATVSSSERTGHLADALRRYHHYDTRLAALRKKIVSALIYPMVIVTIGGGILLFLLFYVIPKFSAIYENMRHLPFAAQLMLEWGRIVAAHGNKIGLGIAMTIAGAIWALRTPAIRNLLLEHFWRLPRLSEYRRLFALARFYRTLSLLLAGGLPVVAAMRLTEPLLPDAMRINLARAREELRSGQPLSTVLSRHHLTTPVAERLLRVSEQSGELAQMSERIAVFCDEELDKAIDLLTRLFEPVLMLCVGTLIGVIVFLLYMPIFELAGNMQ, encoded by the coding sequence ATGAAATTCACGGTCAAGGCGCTCGCGAACGGAGCCATCCAGCAACTCGAGATCGAAGCCGCAGACCGGCGCGACCTCGAACGCATGCTTTCGGCACGCGGCCTGTCGCTGGTTTCCGCCGAAAGCCGCCTCGGCCTGAGTTTCAAGCGCCCGCAGTTCTCGCTTTCGCTGTTTACCCAGGAACTGATCGCGCTGCTCACCGCGGGCCTCTCGCTGGTGGAATCGGTCGATACGCTGCGCCAGAAGAGTGACGACCCACTCACGCAACAGGTGCTCGGCGATGTACTCGATGCCCTGCAACAGGGCAAACCGCTGTCGGTCGCAATGGCGCAGCAGTCGCAGCATTTTCCCGAGCTCTACATTGCAACGGTGTCGTCCTCCGAGCGCACCGGCCACCTCGCCGATGCGCTGCGCCGCTATCACCACTACGACACCCGGCTCGCCGCGCTTCGCAAGAAGATCGTTTCAGCACTGATCTACCCGATGGTGATCGTGACGATCGGCGGCGGCATCCTGCTGTTCCTGCTCTTCTACGTCATTCCGAAGTTCAGCGCGATCTACGAAAACATGCGGCACCTGCCGTTTGCCGCGCAATTGATGCTCGAATGGGGCCGCATCGTCGCCGCCCATGGCAACAAGATCGGCCTCGGCATCGCAATGACAATCGCGGGCGCGATATGGGCGCTGCGTACCCCGGCGATCCGCAACCTCCTGCTCGAACACTTCTGGCGCCTGCCGCGCCTTTCCGAGTATCGACGCCTGTTTGCCCTCGCCCGCTTCTACCGGACGTTATCGCTGCTGCTCGCCGGGGGCTTGCCCGTCGTCGCGGCGATGCGACTCACCGAACCCCTGCTGCCAGACGCGATGCGCATCAACCTCGCACGAGCCCGCGAGGAACTGCGCAGCGGTCAGCCCCTGTCAACCGTGTTGAGCCGTCACCACCTGACGACGCCGGTGGCGGAACGCTTGCTCCGCGTCAGCGAACAGAGCGGCGAGCTGGCACAGATGAGCGAGCGTATCGCGGTGTTCTGCGATGAAGAACTCGACAAGGCAATCGACCTGCTGACGCGGCTTTTCGAGCCAGTGCTGATGTTGTGCGTCGGCACCTTGATCGGCGTGATCGTGTTTCTTCTGTACATGCCGATCTTCGAGCTCGCGGGGAACATGCAATGA
- a CDS encoding type II secretion system protein: MARNSRPTDRRAQSGFAYAWVLASVLVLGVYLVKVATIASFEDRRLREQQLMRVGLAYQHAIRDYYRAYPGTGSRYPRALEDLLQDPRIPFARRYLRRGYPDPMSDLNQWGLVLSPDGGIMGVYSLAPGTPIKRVGFSNDFAGFGEAQNYQSWRFQYVPDVGGMRR, translated from the coding sequence ATGGCAAGGAATTCAAGACCTACTGACCGTCGCGCGCAGAGCGGTTTCGCATACGCCTGGGTTCTGGCGTCGGTGCTGGTGCTCGGCGTTTATCTGGTCAAGGTCGCGACCATTGCATCGTTCGAAGACCGCCGCCTGCGCGAACAACAACTGATGCGTGTCGGACTGGCCTATCAGCATGCGATTCGCGACTACTACCGCGCCTACCCGGGGACGGGCAGCCGCTACCCCCGCGCGCTCGAAGACCTGTTGCAGGATCCGCGCATACCCTTCGCGCGCCGCTACCTGCGCCGCGGATATCCAGACCCGATGAGCGACCTCAATCAGTGGGGATTGGTGCTCTCGCCAGACGGCGGCATCATGGGCGTCTACAGTCTTGCCCCGGGAACACCGATCAAGCGGGTGGGGTTCAGCAACGACTTCGCCGGATTCGGCGAAGCGCAGAACTACCAGTCCTGGCGCTTCCAGTACGTGCCAGACGTAGGCGGCATGCGACGATGA
- the gspG gene encoding type II secretion system major pseudopilin GspG, translating to MNTSQANRRPTYALHAPRVRSRGFTLLELLVVLLIIALLAGYVGPRLFGEVGKAKGQTAQAQLKALADAMDLYRLATGHFPSTEQGLKALVEKPADEPAWAGPYLVKGLPLDPWGRPYVYARPGKDGHDYSLLSYGADGKAGGTGEDADISYF from the coding sequence GTGAACACATCGCAAGCCAATCGCCGCCCGACATACGCGTTGCATGCCCCGCGAGTGCGCTCGCGCGGCTTCACGCTGCTCGAACTATTGGTTGTCCTGCTGATCATCGCACTGCTTGCCGGCTACGTCGGCCCGCGGCTGTTCGGCGAAGTCGGAAAGGCGAAGGGTCAGACCGCACAGGCCCAATTGAAGGCACTCGCCGATGCAATGGACCTCTACCGCCTTGCGACCGGTCACTTCCCGAGTACCGAGCAGGGTCTGAAAGCCCTTGTCGAAAAACCCGCGGACGAACCCGCCTGGGCGGGTCCCTACCTGGTCAAGGGCTTGCCGCTGGATCCCTGGGGTCGCCCTTATGTCTACGCCCGCCCCGGCAAGGACGGGCATGACTACTCGCTGCTCAGCTACGGCGCCGATGGCAAGGCCGGTGGCACAGGCGAGGATGCCGATATCAGCTACTTCTGA
- a CDS encoding POTRA domain-containing protein → MTMYRTLSVFLAASLMLCAPVSAAPSKDVATADSNAARTSISGFRLGGAQSVSAPDLESRLSSLIGRPADAAGLAEAKRAVLERYRARGVAAWIGAVSVNPANGVVTIEIVEGLQKIQAIRVAGSVRIPAETLESSVAEYIGRTGDAATLNEIAAKITHFYRTRGYPAAYATFQTFPGAPIRGGTVFIEIVKLAPGAPAPRPLSDAELSAP, encoded by the coding sequence ATGACCATGTATCGCACCCTGTCAGTCTTCCTCGCCGCCTCGCTCATGCTGTGCGCCCCCGTGAGCGCCGCGCCGTCGAAGGATGTCGCCACCGCTGACAGCAACGCAGCCCGTACATCCATCAGCGGTTTCCGCCTGGGCGGTGCGCAAAGCGTTTCCGCCCCAGACCTCGAATCACGGCTGTCATCGCTCATTGGAAGGCCGGCTGATGCCGCCGGTCTGGCCGAAGCGAAGCGCGCCGTGCTTGAACGCTATCGAGCGCGCGGCGTCGCGGCGTGGATCGGTGCGGTATCGGTAAACCCTGCCAACGGCGTGGTGACGATCGAGATCGTCGAAGGTCTGCAAAAGATCCAGGCGATACGCGTCGCCGGATCGGTCCGCATTCCGGCCGAGACACTGGAATCAAGCGTCGCGGAATACATCGGACGTACCGGCGACGCGGCGACACTCAACGAAATCGCGGCGAAGATCACGCACTTCTACCGCACACGCGGTTATCCGGCAGCGTACGCGACCTTTCAGACTTTTCCCGGAGCACCGATCCGCGGCGGCACGGTGTTCATCGAGATCGTCAAGCTCGCGCCGGGCGCGCCAGCACCGCGCCCGCTGAGCGACGCTGAACTGTCTGCGCCCTAG
- a CDS encoding type II secretion system protein, translating into MMRLLLHRQRGFTLIELMVTLTILAVLASVALPLTQVAAKRSRENELRRALWTIRDGIDAYKRAFEEGRIRRSADDTGYPPSLAVLETGVTDQRDNRGPRIFFVRRIPRDPTCDCPERSNIDTWGVRSYASTADNPQPGRDVYDVHSLSLDLGSNGIPYRQW; encoded by the coding sequence ATGATGCGGCTTCTGTTGCACCGGCAGCGCGGCTTCACGCTCATCGAGTTGATGGTCACACTGACCATCCTCGCCGTGCTGGCCAGCGTCGCCCTGCCGCTGACGCAGGTTGCGGCCAAGCGGAGCCGCGAGAACGAACTGCGCCGGGCATTGTGGACGATCCGCGACGGCATTGATGCCTACAAACGCGCTTTTGAGGAAGGGCGCATCCGCCGCTCGGCGGACGACACCGGATATCCGCCCTCGCTTGCGGTGCTGGAAACCGGCGTCACCGACCAGCGCGACAATCGCGGGCCGCGCATCTTCTTTGTGCGTCGCATTCCGCGCGACCCCACCTGCGATTGTCCGGAACGTTCAAACATCGACACCTGGGGCGTGCGAAGCTACGCCAGCACGGCCGATAATCCGCAACCCGGTCGCGATGTCTACGACGTGCATTCACTCAGCCTGGATCTTGGCAGCAATGGCATTCCGTATCGACAGTGGTAA